The following proteins come from a genomic window of Accipiter gentilis chromosome 2, bAccGen1.1, whole genome shotgun sequence:
- the TPD52 gene encoding tumor protein D52 isoform X5 — protein MLRWKKRMATCSEFSGMDLYEDYKSPFDFNAGVNRNYLYLSPGINLSPPGSPTLAKSGLLRSDSIPEVGEDAAATVDMAETLSEEEQDELRKELAKVEEEIQTLSQVLAAKEKHLAEIKRKLGINSLQELRQNITKSWQDVTSTTAYKKTSETLSQAGQKASAAFSSVGSVITKKFEDVSIRSIQHSISMPIMR, from the exons ATGCTTCGGTGGAAGAAGAGGATGGCTACATGCTCTGAATTTTCTGGCATGGATCTATATGAAGATTACAAATCGCCCTTTGATTTCAATGCTGGAGTGAACAGAAACTATCTTTACCTGTCGCCTGGCATAAACCTTTCTCCACCTGGATCACCTACGCTGGCAAAGTCTG GGCTGCTGAGAAGTGACTCTATACCTGAGGTTGGAGAGGATGCTGCTGCTACAGTTGATATGGCAGAAACACTCTCTGAAGAAGAACAGGATGAGCTAAGAAAAGAGCTTGCTAAG GTGGAAGAGGAAATCCAGACGCTCTCACAAGTGCTAGCTGCCAAAGAGAAGCATCTAGCAGAAATCAAGAGAAAGCTGGGAATTAACTCATTACAGGAACTAAGGCAGAACATTACCAAAAGCTGGCAAGATGTTACATCAACTACAGC ATACAAGAAAACATCAGAAACCCTGTCTCAGGCTGGTCAGAAGGCTTCTGCCGCTTTTTCATCTGTTGGTTCAGTCATAACCAAGAAGTTTGAAGATGTCAG TATACGCTCCATACAACATTCAATTAGCATGCCTATTATGAGGTAA
- the TPD52 gene encoding tumor protein D52 isoform X3 — protein MLRWKKRMATCSEFSGMDLYEDYKSPFDFNAGVNRNYLYLSPGINLSPPGSPTLAKSGLLRSDSIPEVGEDAAATVDMAETLSEEEQDELRKELAKVEEEIQTLSQVLAAKEKHLAEIKRKLGINSLQELRQNITKSWQDVTSTTAYKKTSETLSQAGQKASAAFSSVGSVITKKFEDVRNSPTFKSFEEKVENLKSKVGGSKPAGGDFGEVLNSAANASATETIAEQTQEETH, from the exons ATGCTTCGGTGGAAGAAGAGGATGGCTACATGCTCTGAATTTTCTGGCATGGATCTATATGAAGATTACAAATCGCCCTTTGATTTCAATGCTGGAGTGAACAGAAACTATCTTTACCTGTCGCCTGGCATAAACCTTTCTCCACCTGGATCACCTACGCTGGCAAAGTCTG GGCTGCTGAGAAGTGACTCTATACCTGAGGTTGGAGAGGATGCTGCTGCTACAGTTGATATGGCAGAAACACTCTCTGAAGAAGAACAGGATGAGCTAAGAAAAGAGCTTGCTAAG GTGGAAGAGGAAATCCAGACGCTCTCACAAGTGCTAGCTGCCAAAGAGAAGCATCTAGCAGAAATCAAGAGAAAGCTGGGAATTAACTCATTACAGGAACTAAGGCAGAACATTACCAAAAGCTGGCAAGATGTTACATCAACTACAGC ATACAAGAAAACATCAGAAACCCTGTCTCAGGCTGGTCAGAAGGCTTCTGCCGCTTTTTCATCTGTTGGTTCAGTCATAACCAAGAAGTTTGAAGATGTCAG aaATTCTCCTACTTTCAAATCCTTTGAGGAAAAAGTTGAAAACTTAAAG TCTAAAGTTGGAGGAAGCAAACCTGCTGGGGGAGACTTTGGAGAAGTTCTCAACTCTGCTGCCAATGCCAGTGCCACAGAAACTATTGCAGAACAGACACAGGAGGAGACCCACTGA
- the TPD52 gene encoding tumor protein D52 isoform X6 encodes MAETLSEEEQDELRKELAKVEEEIQTLSQVLAAKEKHLAEIKRKLGINSLQELRQNITKSWQDVTSTTAYKKTSETLSQAGQKASAAFSSVGSVITKKFEDVRLQAFSHSFSIRSIQHSISMPIMRNSPTFKSFEEKVENLKSKVGGSKPAGGDFGEVLNSAANASATETIAEQTQEETH; translated from the exons ATGGCAGAAACACTCTCTGAAGAAGAACAGGATGAGCTAAGAAAAGAGCTTGCTAAG GTGGAAGAGGAAATCCAGACGCTCTCACAAGTGCTAGCTGCCAAAGAGAAGCATCTAGCAGAAATCAAGAGAAAGCTGGGAATTAACTCATTACAGGAACTAAGGCAGAACATTACCAAAAGCTGGCAAGATGTTACATCAACTACAGC ATACAAGAAAACATCAGAAACCCTGTCTCAGGCTGGTCAGAAGGCTTCTGCCGCTTTTTCATCTGTTGGTTCAGTCATAACCAAGAAGTTTGAAGATGTCAG ACTACAGGCATTTTCACATTCCTTTAG TATACGCTCCATACAACATTCAATTAGCATGCCTATTATGAG aaATTCTCCTACTTTCAAATCCTTTGAGGAAAAAGTTGAAAACTTAAAG TCTAAAGTTGGAGGAAGCAAACCTGCTGGGGGAGACTTTGGAGAAGTTCTCAACTCTGCTGCCAATGCCAGTGCCACAGAAACTATTGCAGAACAGACACAGGAGGAGACCCACTGA
- the TPD52 gene encoding tumor protein D52 isoform X1, whose amino-acid sequence MLRWKKRMATCSEFSGMDLYEDYKSPFDFNAGVNRNYLYLSPGINLSPPGSPTLAKSGLLRSDSIPEVGEDAAATVDMAETLSEEEQDELRKELAKVEEEIQTLSQVLAAKEKHLAEIKRKLGINSLQELRQNITKSWQDVTSTTAYKKTSETLSQAGQKASAAFSSVGSVITKKFEDVRLQAFSHSFSIRSIQHSISMPIMRNSPTFKSFEEKVENLKSKVGGSKPAGGDFGEVLNSAANASATETIAEQTQEETH is encoded by the exons ATGCTTCGGTGGAAGAAGAGGATGGCTACATGCTCTGAATTTTCTGGCATGGATCTATATGAAGATTACAAATCGCCCTTTGATTTCAATGCTGGAGTGAACAGAAACTATCTTTACCTGTCGCCTGGCATAAACCTTTCTCCACCTGGATCACCTACGCTGGCAAAGTCTG GGCTGCTGAGAAGTGACTCTATACCTGAGGTTGGAGAGGATGCTGCTGCTACAGTTGATATGGCAGAAACACTCTCTGAAGAAGAACAGGATGAGCTAAGAAAAGAGCTTGCTAAG GTGGAAGAGGAAATCCAGACGCTCTCACAAGTGCTAGCTGCCAAAGAGAAGCATCTAGCAGAAATCAAGAGAAAGCTGGGAATTAACTCATTACAGGAACTAAGGCAGAACATTACCAAAAGCTGGCAAGATGTTACATCAACTACAGC ATACAAGAAAACATCAGAAACCCTGTCTCAGGCTGGTCAGAAGGCTTCTGCCGCTTTTTCATCTGTTGGTTCAGTCATAACCAAGAAGTTTGAAGATGTCAG ACTACAGGCATTTTCACATTCCTTTAG TATACGCTCCATACAACATTCAATTAGCATGCCTATTATGAG aaATTCTCCTACTTTCAAATCCTTTGAGGAAAAAGTTGAAAACTTAAAG TCTAAAGTTGGAGGAAGCAAACCTGCTGGGGGAGACTTTGGAGAAGTTCTCAACTCTGCTGCCAATGCCAGTGCCACAGAAACTATTGCAGAACAGACACAGGAGGAGACCCACTGA
- the TPD52 gene encoding tumor protein D52 isoform X4, producing MEPPRDQGLLRSDSIPEVGEDAAATVDMAETLSEEEQDELRKELAKVEEEIQTLSQVLAAKEKHLAEIKRKLGINSLQELRQNITKSWQDVTSTTAYKKTSETLSQAGQKASAAFSSVGSVITKKFEDVRLQAFSHSFSIRSIQHSISMPIMRNSPTFKSFEEKVENLKSKVGGSKPAGGDFGEVLNSAANASATETIAEQTQEETH from the exons GGCTGCTGAGAAGTGACTCTATACCTGAGGTTGGAGAGGATGCTGCTGCTACAGTTGATATGGCAGAAACACTCTCTGAAGAAGAACAGGATGAGCTAAGAAAAGAGCTTGCTAAG GTGGAAGAGGAAATCCAGACGCTCTCACAAGTGCTAGCTGCCAAAGAGAAGCATCTAGCAGAAATCAAGAGAAAGCTGGGAATTAACTCATTACAGGAACTAAGGCAGAACATTACCAAAAGCTGGCAAGATGTTACATCAACTACAGC ATACAAGAAAACATCAGAAACCCTGTCTCAGGCTGGTCAGAAGGCTTCTGCCGCTTTTTCATCTGTTGGTTCAGTCATAACCAAGAAGTTTGAAGATGTCAG ACTACAGGCATTTTCACATTCCTTTAG TATACGCTCCATACAACATTCAATTAGCATGCCTATTATGAG aaATTCTCCTACTTTCAAATCCTTTGAGGAAAAAGTTGAAAACTTAAAG TCTAAAGTTGGAGGAAGCAAACCTGCTGGGGGAGACTTTGGAGAAGTTCTCAACTCTGCTGCCAATGCCAGTGCCACAGAAACTATTGCAGAACAGACACAGGAGGAGACCCACTGA
- the TPD52 gene encoding tumor protein D52 isoform X2, whose amino-acid sequence MLRWKKRMATCSEFSGMDLYEDYKSPFDFNAGVNRNYLYLSPGINLSPPGSPTLAKSGLLRSDSIPEVGEDAAATVDMAETLSEEEQDELRKELAKVEEEIQTLSQVLAAKEKHLAEIKRKLGINSLQELRQNITKSWQDVTSTTAYKKTSETLSQAGQKASAAFSSVGSVITKKFEDVSIRSIQHSISMPIMRNSPTFKSFEEKVENLKSKVGGSKPAGGDFGEVLNSAANASATETIAEQTQEETH is encoded by the exons ATGCTTCGGTGGAAGAAGAGGATGGCTACATGCTCTGAATTTTCTGGCATGGATCTATATGAAGATTACAAATCGCCCTTTGATTTCAATGCTGGAGTGAACAGAAACTATCTTTACCTGTCGCCTGGCATAAACCTTTCTCCACCTGGATCACCTACGCTGGCAAAGTCTG GGCTGCTGAGAAGTGACTCTATACCTGAGGTTGGAGAGGATGCTGCTGCTACAGTTGATATGGCAGAAACACTCTCTGAAGAAGAACAGGATGAGCTAAGAAAAGAGCTTGCTAAG GTGGAAGAGGAAATCCAGACGCTCTCACAAGTGCTAGCTGCCAAAGAGAAGCATCTAGCAGAAATCAAGAGAAAGCTGGGAATTAACTCATTACAGGAACTAAGGCAGAACATTACCAAAAGCTGGCAAGATGTTACATCAACTACAGC ATACAAGAAAACATCAGAAACCCTGTCTCAGGCTGGTCAGAAGGCTTCTGCCGCTTTTTCATCTGTTGGTTCAGTCATAACCAAGAAGTTTGAAGATGTCAG TATACGCTCCATACAACATTCAATTAGCATGCCTATTATGAG aaATTCTCCTACTTTCAAATCCTTTGAGGAAAAAGTTGAAAACTTAAAG TCTAAAGTTGGAGGAAGCAAACCTGCTGGGGGAGACTTTGGAGAAGTTCTCAACTCTGCTGCCAATGCCAGTGCCACAGAAACTATTGCAGAACAGACACAGGAGGAGACCCACTGA